A section of the Marinoscillum sp. 108 genome encodes:
- a CDS encoding biopolymer transporter ExbD: protein MNLNSKHKVEAAFSMSSMTDIIFLLLIFFMLTASFITPSGLPVNVPSSRSSEIVMQKVGVTITEDLQYYVNDRKVSINQLEAVLRDAFAGKEGVVVLHCDKSVPVEYVVQVAGIATALEARVSIATKPE from the coding sequence ATGAACCTCAATTCAAAACATAAAGTAGAAGCAGCCTTCAGTATGTCGTCAATGACAGATATTATTTTTCTGTTGTTGATCTTCTTTATGCTTACGGCTTCCTTCATTACTCCGTCGGGGCTCCCGGTGAACGTGCCCTCCAGCCGGAGTTCAGAGATCGTGATGCAAAAGGTAGGAGTGACCATTACCGAAGATCTGCAGTACTATGTGAATGATCGTAAAGTCAGCATCAATCAACTGGAAGCGGTATTGCGTGATGCCTTTGCAGGAAAAGAGGGCGTGGTGGTGCTCCACTGTGATAAGTCAGTTCCCGTGGAGTATGTGGTGCAGGTGGCCGGGATTGCCACCGCTCTGGAGGCCAGAGTGTCGATAGCTACCAAACCGGAATAG
- the holA gene encoding DNA polymerase III subunit delta, with amino-acid sequence MAEYVEIIKDLQKGKYSPLYFLQGEEPFFIDNIIEHIELNALDDTQKSFNQYVLYGKEISFTDILNVARKYPMMGERQVVIIKEAQEIRDWKKEEAQKFLTAYLENPLATTILVFGHKYKTLDRRTKIAKTLEKHCVFLNSKKIYDDKVPGWVRSYAQASGANISEKAIMILTENIGNNLQRLANELDKLRLNIPADQQIDEVAVQKYVGISKDYNTFELQKALSLRDEIKVFKIITYFSANPSSNPLILVIANLYAYFSKLLLIHHQNAFDQNSVARAIGVNPFFASEYIQAARNYPAHVVVRNIELIHQADLQSKGIGSASMKDGDILKELIFKLMH; translated from the coding sequence ATGGCCGAATACGTCGAGATAATCAAAGACTTACAAAAGGGTAAATATTCACCATTGTATTTTCTGCAGGGTGAGGAGCCTTTCTTTATCGACAACATCATAGAGCACATAGAGCTCAATGCGCTGGATGATACTCAGAAGAGTTTTAATCAGTATGTGCTTTACGGAAAAGAAATTTCTTTTACGGACATTCTGAATGTGGCCAGGAAATACCCTATGATGGGCGAACGTCAGGTGGTGATCATAAAGGAAGCGCAGGAAATCAGAGACTGGAAGAAAGAAGAGGCGCAGAAGTTTTTGACGGCATACCTTGAGAATCCACTGGCAACTACCATTCTTGTTTTTGGTCATAAATACAAGACGTTGGATCGCCGTACTAAAATCGCCAAGACGCTGGAGAAGCATTGTGTTTTTCTTAACTCCAAGAAAATCTATGATGATAAGGTGCCTGGGTGGGTGAGGTCATATGCCCAGGCATCCGGAGCCAATATTTCGGAGAAGGCAATTATGATCCTAACAGAGAATATTGGCAACAACCTGCAAAGACTGGCCAATGAGCTGGATAAATTGAGGCTGAACATCCCTGCGGACCAGCAGATAGATGAGGTGGCCGTGCAGAAGTACGTGGGGATCAGCAAGGATTACAATACTTTCGAACTGCAAAAAGCACTATCCCTTCGGGATGAAATTAAGGTTTTCAAGATCATCACTTATTTTTCTGCCAACCCTTCCAGTAATCCACTGATACTGGTCATTGCCAACTTATATGCTTATTTCTCCAAGCTGCTTTTGATTCACCATCAAAATGCCTTTGATCAAAATTCAGTAGCAAGGGCTATTGGCGTTAACCCATTCTTTGCCAGTGAATACATTCAGGCAGCTCGAAACTACCCGGCCCATGTGGTCGTCCGGAATATCGAATTGATTCATCAGGCGGACTTACAGTCAAAGGGCATCGGGTCTGCAAGCATGAAAGATGGCGATATTTTGAAAGAACTCATTTTTAAATTGATGCATTGA
- a CDS encoding SPOR domain-containing protein yields the protein MADDKNKNEDPEEERDDQFDDDEDFGLPDLEYDELDDDDDDEDLSDEEQEDALEEEEIVPKDDEIDLSGDNLDDVELTDADLEDSDEPEDWEKELEKELEDELKSDDETGGFYEEESYEEFESQGESQVASSVFDDDSNDTGFGATSEYTEETYDTPTYTTSSGVSDEDQAESRGKFVRTVVIGTLLFAVVAVVLYLYSGSDDAPEEKKVAKVEQKAPAKKPEPEVKEVPKEETPAKVEEKKPVAKPKAQKPKPTPNTTPAGEITKFDQPTGKTYVIVGSFFDDDLATDYASKLASEGKSPMVIPPFNDSRFYRVAIAGFDTFKDAQQSLDGYKSEYGSDVWTLRY from the coding sequence ATGGCTGACGACAAAAATAAAAACGAAGATCCGGAGGAAGAAAGAGACGATCAATTCGATGATGATGAGGATTTCGGGTTACCGGATCTGGAATATGATGAATTGGATGACGATGATGATGATGAGGACCTCTCGGACGAAGAGCAGGAGGATGCGTTGGAGGAAGAGGAGATAGTACCCAAGGACGATGAGATTGATCTGAGTGGGGACAATCTGGATGACGTGGAACTCACAGATGCTGACCTTGAAGATTCTGATGAGCCGGAAGATTGGGAAAAGGAGCTGGAGAAGGAACTCGAGGATGAATTGAAGTCTGATGATGAAACCGGAGGGTTTTATGAGGAAGAGTCCTACGAAGAATTTGAATCACAAGGAGAATCACAGGTAGCTTCCTCTGTTTTCGATGATGATAGCAACGATACTGGGTTTGGAGCGACCTCTGAGTATACCGAAGAGACTTACGATACACCAACTTACACCACTTCATCAGGAGTGTCGGACGAGGATCAGGCAGAAAGTAGAGGTAAGTTTGTCAGAACCGTAGTGATAGGCACGTTGCTTTTTGCTGTGGTTGCGGTAGTACTTTACTTATATAGTGGTAGTGACGATGCCCCTGAAGAGAAAAAAGTAGCCAAAGTAGAGCAGAAGGCTCCCGCCAAAAAGCCAGAGCCTGAAGTGAAAGAAGTACCTAAAGAGGAAACCCCAGCTAAGGTAGAAGAGAAGAAGCCGGTGGCCAAGCCAAAAGCGCAGAAGCCAAAACCAACTCCTAATACTACACCTGCAGGTGAGATCACTAAGTTTGATCAGCCCACAGGCAAAACTTACGTGATTGTAGGTAGCTTCTTCGATGATGATCTGGCGACTGACTATGCCAGTAAGCTTGCGTCAGAAGGAAAAAGCCCTATGGTAATTCCTCCATTTAATGACTCCCGATTCTACAGGGTGGCCATTGCCGGATTTGATACTTTCAAGGATGCTCAGCAGAGTCTTGATGGTTACAAATCGGAGTATGGGTCGGACGTCTGGACACTTAGATATTAA
- a CDS encoding alpha-E domain-containing protein has product MLSRVADSLFWLGRYAERAENYSRFIDVNFNLSIDLPPGMKEQWRPLITATGDEVLYKKLYSDYSRENAIRFLAFDKRNHNSIIASVVNARENARQVRENISKETWEVLNDLYHFVEKAAKRKMWKSEDADIFKQIKYKLQLIQGIGYDTSPRNQGWYFTKLGQFLERADKTSRILDVKYHVLLPSVEEIGSPLDFLHWNALLKSVSALNAYKQMYGKIEPGNIVNYLVLNSYFPRSILFCLVNAENCLHEISDAKRGYTNLAEKEIGNLRADLEFADINDVFEFGLHEYLDKLQGRINDISTAVYEQYFKIRPNLMDQSQSQ; this is encoded by the coding sequence ATGTTAAGTAGAGTTGCAGATTCTTTGTTTTGGCTGGGAAGGTATGCTGAGCGAGCCGAAAATTATTCGCGTTTCATAGATGTCAATTTTAACCTATCGATAGACCTGCCTCCCGGCATGAAGGAGCAATGGCGTCCGCTGATCACTGCTACCGGCGACGAGGTACTGTACAAAAAGCTTTATAGTGATTACTCGAGGGAAAATGCCATTCGATTTTTGGCCTTTGATAAGAGAAATCATAATTCCATTATTGCCTCGGTGGTCAATGCCCGTGAAAATGCCCGTCAGGTGAGAGAAAATATCTCCAAGGAAACCTGGGAGGTGCTCAATGACCTCTATCACTTTGTGGAAAAGGCGGCCAAAAGAAAAATGTGGAAGAGCGAGGATGCCGACATCTTCAAGCAGATCAAATACAAACTTCAGCTCATCCAGGGAATAGGATATGACACCTCTCCCCGAAATCAAGGCTGGTACTTCACCAAGTTGGGGCAGTTTTTAGAGAGAGCGGATAAGACCTCCAGAATACTCGACGTAAAATACCATGTCCTGCTCCCTTCGGTGGAAGAGATCGGATCACCGCTGGATTTTCTGCATTGGAACGCGCTATTGAAATCGGTAAGTGCTCTGAATGCTTACAAGCAGATGTATGGCAAAATAGAACCTGGAAATATCGTGAATTATCTGGTGCTCAACTCCTACTTTCCGCGATCGATTCTCTTTTGCCTCGTCAATGCAGAGAACTGTCTGCACGAGATCTCGGATGCCAAAAGAGGATACACAAATTTAGCTGAGAAGGAAATCGGAAACCTTCGTGCCGATTTGGAGTTTGCAGATATCAATGATGTCTTCGAGTTTGGACTGCACGAATACCTGGACAAGCTGCAGGGACGGATCAACGACATTTCCACTGCGGTCTACGAACAGTATTTCAAAATCAGGCCTAACCTGATGGATCAATCTCAATCTCAGTAA
- a CDS encoding circularly permuted type 2 ATP-grasp protein — protein MFDDESCRPPYQQFKQALEQYSGKKLLQLQDSSDKAQMSMGMTFNVYHDNQGVEKILHLDLIPRIISAEEWSIIEEGLKQRISAINLFINDIYHEQKILKDGIVPKELVLSSRDYLKPCIGLNPPKGIWCHITGSDIVRDKSGKFYVLEDNLRCPSGVSYLLENREIIKQAFPGLFAGLGVRPVSDYSNMLLNMLQHLSDKPNPTVAVLTPGIYNSAYFEHSYLAQQMGVQLVTGQDLIVKNKNVYMQTTKGLQQVDVIYRRIDDTFLDPLTFNPDSMLGVPGIFEAYLAGNVALANAPGTGVADDKAVYAYVPRIIKYYLDQDPIIENVPTYLCSEKDDLNYVLENIEDLVVKETNAAGGYGMLIGPKADSSEHTKFRKLVKENPRNYIAQPTLSLSTVPTITPKGIAPRHVDLRPYVLYGDSIKVLPGALTRVALVEGSLVVNSSQGGGSKDTWVLFD, from the coding sequence ATGTTTGATGATGAGAGTTGTCGGCCCCCTTATCAGCAGTTCAAGCAAGCTTTAGAACAATATTCAGGTAAGAAGCTTTTACAACTTCAGGACTCCTCAGATAAAGCTCAGATGTCCATGGGCATGACTTTCAATGTCTACCATGATAATCAGGGTGTAGAGAAAATACTACATCTGGATTTGATCCCAAGGATCATTTCAGCAGAAGAGTGGTCCATCATAGAAGAGGGCTTAAAGCAAAGAATCTCGGCTATCAACCTCTTTATCAACGACATCTACCATGAACAGAAAATACTGAAAGATGGTATTGTACCTAAAGAACTGGTGCTTTCGAGCAGGGATTACCTGAAGCCATGTATCGGCCTGAATCCTCCCAAGGGCATCTGGTGTCATATCACGGGGAGTGATATCGTGAGGGACAAGAGTGGCAAATTCTATGTACTGGAAGACAATCTGAGGTGCCCGTCCGGGGTCTCCTATCTCCTGGAAAATCGTGAAATCATCAAGCAGGCATTTCCAGGATTGTTTGCCGGCCTGGGTGTCAGACCAGTGTCTGACTATTCTAACATGCTGCTGAATATGCTTCAGCACCTGTCGGACAAGCCCAATCCTACTGTGGCCGTGTTGACACCCGGTATTTACAACTCTGCATATTTCGAGCACTCCTATCTGGCTCAGCAAATGGGTGTTCAACTGGTTACAGGCCAGGACCTGATTGTGAAAAACAAGAATGTCTACATGCAGACGACTAAAGGTCTGCAACAAGTAGATGTGATCTACCGAAGGATAGACGATACCTTTCTGGATCCGCTGACTTTCAACCCCGACTCCATGCTGGGAGTGCCGGGCATATTTGAGGCCTACCTGGCGGGCAATGTGGCACTGGCCAATGCTCCTGGGACTGGTGTGGCAGACGACAAAGCAGTTTACGCTTATGTACCACGGATCATTAAATACTACCTCGATCAGGACCCCATTATAGAAAATGTGCCCACTTACCTGTGTTCAGAAAAGGATGACCTGAACTACGTATTGGAAAATATTGAGGACCTTGTGGTGAAAGAAACCAATGCAGCTGGTGGATATGGGATGCTCATTGGCCCCAAAGCTGATTCATCGGAGCACACAAAATTCAGGAAACTCGTGAAAGAAAATCCACGCAATTACATTGCGCAGCCTACACTTTCACTCTCTACAGTGCCTACAATCACTCCCAAGGGCATAGCGCCGAGGCACGTGGACCTGAGGCCGTATGTCCTCTATGGGGATAGCATCAAGGTGCTGCCGGGAGCACTCACGAGGGTGGCATTGGTAGAAGGATCGCTCGTGGTGAATTCCTCTCAAGGCGGCGGAAGCAAGGATACATGGGTGTTGTTTGACTAA
- a CDS encoding folylpolyglutamate synthase/dihydrofolate synthase family protein: MNYQQALTYLYERLPMFQRVGAVAFKKDLGNTRRLLEALGDPQNSFKSVHIAGTNGKGSSAHALASILQSAGYKTGLYTSPHLKEFTERIRINGTEVSPEFVGQFVTEHQGLIEAINPSFFEVTVAMAFQYFASEAVDIAIIETGLGGRLDSTNVIDPLVSLITMIGYDHADLLGNTLPAIAGEKAGIIKPGRPVVIGADQPDLLPVFEAKAREVGAPLKIMRKMRVVTGEQGVFHQDFEVLETNKPPMTLRTDITANYFLKNIPGIWGVISELKGQGFDIDVEAIRSGFANIKTQTGLKGRWQMIRQKPLVVADVSHNEPGMAQLLDQVSLVPRKRLHLIIGMVRDKDISGVLNLLPKEATYYFTQSSVPRSLPASDLRMQAEAMGLPGKSFDNVNEALKEAEKNAHSDDFILICGSTFVVAEIDHL; this comes from the coding sequence ATGAATTATCAGCAGGCTTTGACGTATTTATACGAGCGGCTTCCTATGTTCCAGCGCGTAGGGGCGGTTGCTTTTAAGAAGGACCTTGGAAACACCAGGCGTCTCCTGGAGGCCTTAGGCGACCCTCAGAATAGTTTCAAATCTGTTCACATTGCGGGCACCAACGGCAAAGGATCTTCGGCACATGCGTTGGCCAGTATTCTTCAGAGCGCTGGCTACAAAACAGGACTCTATACCTCTCCACACCTCAAGGAATTCACGGAACGCATTCGGATAAATGGCACCGAAGTGAGTCCGGAATTTGTTGGGCAATTTGTCACAGAACATCAGGGCTTGATAGAAGCTATTAATCCTTCTTTTTTCGAAGTGACTGTAGCGATGGCCTTCCAATATTTTGCAAGTGAAGCGGTGGATATCGCGATTATCGAAACGGGCTTGGGCGGCAGGCTTGATAGTACCAACGTTATTGATCCGTTGGTGAGCCTCATCACCATGATAGGCTATGATCATGCCGACCTGCTGGGCAATACCCTTCCGGCCATCGCTGGAGAAAAGGCTGGAATCATCAAACCCGGTCGGCCCGTGGTGATAGGAGCAGACCAACCTGACCTGCTACCGGTCTTCGAAGCAAAAGCTCGGGAAGTGGGTGCTCCATTGAAAATCATGCGGAAAATGAGGGTTGTTACGGGTGAACAAGGCGTTTTTCATCAGGATTTTGAGGTATTGGAAACCAATAAGCCTCCTATGACCTTGAGGACAGACATTACGGCCAACTATTTTTTAAAAAATATCCCTGGAATATGGGGTGTGATCAGTGAGTTGAAAGGCCAGGGGTTCGACATAGATGTAGAGGCCATTCGATCAGGATTTGCGAACATCAAAACTCAAACCGGCCTCAAAGGTCGATGGCAAATGATCAGGCAAAAACCATTAGTTGTGGCAGATGTGAGTCACAATGAACCGGGTATGGCCCAACTCCTGGATCAGGTCTCATTGGTGCCCCGTAAGCGGTTACACTTGATCATTGGGATGGTAAGGGATAAGGATATTTCAGGTGTTTTGAATCTGTTGCCAAAAGAGGCCACCTACTATTTCACACAGTCGTCGGTACCCCGTTCTCTTCCTGCCTCTGACCTTCGCATGCAGGCAGAAGCGATGGGACTCCCTGGCAAAAGTTTCGATAATGTCAATGAAGCTTTGAAAGAAGCAGAAAAGAATGCCCATTCCGATGACTTCATTCTCATCTGTGGTAGTACTTTTGTGGTCGCGGAAATTGACCATTTGTGA
- a CDS encoding tetratricopeptide repeat protein, whose protein sequence is MRTGIFTLLLVVALSWRVQAQETLSNTPPDKFYDQGLDAFHREAYGAARNLFTQYLALSSNPVKEADYYLAISALRSGDAEGVSKLLTFIHQEPLHPLAGSGYYVLGSHFFAQNEFEEALKYFIQVSGSQLNAKDEEAWRFKQGYSYLETGNVTEAESNLEAVQNYRGSYFNESSYYLGGIYFDRGDYNQALTVLEALDGLSTPYADEVTMMIAGIYFHTNRYAQLYKYAGAQVSNKVSMKNKQLNKLLGEAYFGDQKYTSAASHLQKYLDMSGNRADAETFYKLGFAYFQTNENQKAIENFKKAGLEKGAMGHISSFYLGQLYLKERNLNYAYSAFKTVANSTEDGEMREESAFTIGKINFQRAQYAEAIVDFASFIDQFPNSRWKVEANELLAQSYLKTSNYDQAIAHLESIKNKSLPLKKAYQKVTFQKGQLLFNDSRFQQALLYFDKSTDFPIDTRIAAQAYYLKGECHTILNQSGQAGNAYRKSIETRDPQWSIYANYGLGYVYYNDKAFDQAEGYFLNYIRKANPTDDFYQDALVRVADCYYVQKKYEQAIRAYTEITDPQYVPYVTYQMGLVYRLKGEEAKAQSEFGKVLRNPLSGYGDKALFQMADMKSESGDFQGSITTVNRLLNDYPESNLIPYAKSQQALSHFNLGQYQESRKAYEFVLENYMGHQVANSALLGLQELVKKGVDIPNFDGYMEAYQKAHPDDNSLEVVAFEAAKGAYYNQKYRESIEKLKAFMSKYPNSPFEEDALYFLADSYYRNENWQQAADGFGEIIKIPGSAYVSRSLDKRGKALVNLGQFAQAIQNYHMLSQRAVNQKETFQAHEGLMNTYVKLNKSDSALFFADKILESDYKPANAEASAWLVKGKIYLQKKNYNLAVDELLKVMNDSKNESGVEATYLLGRVYFEQGKSKRSLEVLFDLNRNFGSYPYWIGKSFLLIADNYLAMGEILQARATVESIIANATIPEIKKEASQKLIKIKNEESKLLVSDTLKTDSIK, encoded by the coding sequence ATGCGCACCGGCATTTTCACCCTTTTATTAGTTGTTGCTCTGTCCTGGAGGGTTCAGGCTCAGGAAACGCTCTCCAACACCCCGCCAGATAAATTCTATGATCAGGGACTGGATGCATTTCATCGGGAAGCCTATGGAGCAGCAAGAAACTTGTTTACACAGTACCTGGCGCTCAGTAGCAACCCTGTCAAGGAAGCTGATTACTATCTGGCCATATCGGCACTCAGGTCTGGTGATGCGGAAGGGGTTTCCAAACTACTGACGTTCATTCATCAGGAGCCATTGCACCCATTGGCCGGCAGTGGTTATTATGTGCTGGGTAGTCATTTTTTCGCTCAAAATGAATTTGAAGAAGCACTCAAATATTTTATTCAGGTGTCGGGTAGTCAGCTCAATGCAAAGGACGAGGAAGCATGGCGATTCAAACAGGGCTATTCTTATTTGGAAACCGGCAATGTGACCGAAGCAGAAAGTAATTTAGAGGCGGTACAAAACTATCGCGGCAGTTATTTTAACGAGTCCTCCTACTATTTGGGAGGGATCTATTTTGATCGTGGGGATTACAATCAGGCCCTGACGGTGCTGGAGGCGCTGGATGGACTCTCCACACCTTATGCGGATGAGGTGACGATGATGATCGCTGGCATCTACTTCCACACCAACAGATACGCACAGCTGTATAAATACGCAGGCGCTCAGGTTTCCAATAAGGTTTCGATGAAGAATAAGCAACTCAATAAGTTGCTGGGCGAGGCTTATTTTGGTGATCAAAAGTACACGTCGGCAGCCAGTCACCTCCAGAAATACCTGGACATGTCGGGAAACAGGGCAGATGCTGAAACCTTCTACAAGCTGGGGTTTGCTTACTTCCAGACCAATGAAAACCAGAAGGCCATCGAGAATTTTAAGAAGGCCGGGCTGGAGAAAGGGGCCATGGGCCATATCAGTAGTTTCTACCTGGGTCAGCTCTACCTGAAGGAACGAAACCTCAACTATGCCTACAGTGCGTTTAAAACCGTGGCTAATAGTACTGAGGATGGTGAAATGAGGGAGGAGTCAGCTTTTACCATCGGAAAAATCAACTTTCAAAGGGCCCAGTATGCAGAGGCCATTGTTGATTTCGCGTCATTTATCGATCAGTTTCCTAATAGCCGATGGAAGGTAGAAGCCAATGAGCTGCTGGCCCAGTCCTATCTGAAGACCTCCAACTATGACCAGGCCATTGCTCACCTGGAGTCTATCAAAAACAAATCTTTACCACTGAAAAAGGCGTATCAGAAGGTGACCTTTCAGAAAGGTCAATTGCTATTTAACGACAGCCGGTTTCAGCAGGCACTGCTCTATTTCGATAAGTCCACGGACTTTCCCATCGACACGCGAATAGCGGCTCAGGCCTATTACCTGAAAGGGGAGTGTCATACCATTCTCAATCAATCTGGCCAGGCGGGTAATGCTTACCGCAAAAGCATCGAAACCAGGGACCCACAGTGGTCCATTTATGCCAACTATGGTTTGGGCTATGTATATTATAATGACAAGGCATTTGATCAAGCAGAGGGTTATTTCCTGAATTATATCAGAAAGGCCAATCCAACCGACGACTTTTATCAGGATGCGTTGGTTCGTGTGGCGGATTGCTACTATGTACAAAAGAAGTATGAACAGGCCATTCGGGCTTACACGGAAATTACTGATCCTCAGTACGTGCCGTATGTCACCTACCAGATGGGGCTGGTGTACCGGTTGAAAGGAGAGGAAGCCAAAGCTCAAAGTGAATTTGGAAAAGTACTTCGAAATCCTCTGTCAGGATATGGTGATAAAGCCCTTTTTCAGATGGCTGACATGAAAAGTGAGTCTGGTGACTTTCAGGGCTCAATTACCACTGTCAACAGGCTTTTGAATGATTACCCGGAAAGTAACCTTATCCCATATGCCAAAAGCCAGCAGGCGCTGAGCCATTTCAATCTCGGACAGTATCAGGAGTCGCGCAAGGCTTATGAGTTCGTTTTAGAAAACTATATGGGTCATCAGGTAGCCAACTCAGCTTTGCTGGGTTTGCAGGAGCTGGTGAAAAAGGGAGTGGATATACCCAATTTTGATGGATACATGGAGGCCTATCAGAAGGCTCACCCGGATGATAATAGCCTGGAAGTAGTGGCTTTCGAAGCGGCCAAGGGAGCTTATTACAATCAGAAGTACCGGGAGTCCATTGAAAAGCTCAAAGCTTTTATGTCCAAGTATCCAAACAGTCCATTTGAGGAAGATGCCCTTTATTTTCTGGCCGACTCGTACTATCGAAATGAAAACTGGCAGCAGGCAGCTGATGGATTTGGTGAAATCATAAAGATACCGGGCTCAGCTTACGTCAGTCGTTCTCTCGACAAACGCGGAAAAGCACTGGTAAATCTGGGACAGTTCGCTCAGGCGATTCAGAATTATCACATGTTGAGCCAGCGAGCAGTTAACCAGAAGGAAACTTTTCAGGCGCACGAGGGACTCATGAATACTTACGTGAAGCTAAATAAGTCTGATAGTGCGCTTTTCTTTGCCGACAAAATTTTAGAAAGTGACTATAAACCTGCGAATGCAGAGGCATCCGCCTGGCTGGTGAAAGGTAAAATTTACCTGCAGAAGAAGAATTATAATCTTGCGGTGGATGAACTACTGAAGGTGATGAATGACTCTAAAAATGAAAGTGGTGTTGAAGCCACCTACCTGCTGGGAAGGGTGTATTTTGAACAGGGTAAGTCCAAACGATCACTGGAAGTCCTCTTTGACCTCAACAGAAACTTTGGGTCTTATCCGTACTGGATTGGGAAGTCGTTTTTGCTGATAGCAGATAACTACCTGGCGATGGGAGAGATTCTCCAGGCGAGGGCCACGGTGGAGTCCATCATTGCCAATGCAACCATCCCCGAAATCAAGAAGGAAGCCAGTCAGAAATTGATCAAGATTAAAAATGAGGAATCCAAATTGCTCGTTTCGGATACGCTAAAAACCGATTCAATCAAATGA
- a CDS encoding transglutaminase family protein has protein sequence MKLKISHRTLYEYSNLVFAEPHHLYFYPSQRNYFKLRDFRIHVDPAPSGLAFRLDAENNPFHQCWFNFQIEKLEISIEMEVETSALNPFDFLVEEDPHKDHQTALQLYLGKVDLNPELVAWITEIRELSGGNMVTFLSYLVKEINADWEHNERYAENVLPPNVCFEQRSGSCRDLSWMMIQMLRQLNIPARFVSGYAFNPGLKEGHELHAWVEAWVPGGGWIGLDPSAGLLAMENYIPACSSYKPENTLPVQGSYRGDSKANLTFEVRIEEI, from the coding sequence ATGAAGCTCAAAATAAGTCATCGCACGTTATATGAATACTCAAATTTGGTTTTCGCTGAGCCTCATCACTTGTACTTTTACCCCTCTCAGAGAAACTATTTTAAGCTGAGGGATTTCCGCATCCATGTAGACCCAGCTCCTTCAGGGTTGGCTTTTAGGCTGGATGCTGAAAATAACCCTTTTCATCAATGCTGGTTCAACTTTCAGATCGAAAAACTGGAGATCAGCATCGAAATGGAGGTGGAAACCTCCGCACTCAATCCATTTGATTTTCTCGTGGAAGAAGACCCACATAAAGACCATCAGACCGCTTTGCAGCTCTATTTAGGGAAAGTAGATCTGAACCCGGAGCTGGTGGCCTGGATTACGGAGATTCGTGAACTATCTGGCGGCAACATGGTCACCTTCCTCTCCTACCTGGTAAAGGAAATCAATGCGGATTGGGAGCACAATGAGCGCTATGCGGAAAATGTACTCCCACCAAATGTGTGTTTTGAGCAGCGCAGTGGGTCTTGCAGGGACTTGAGCTGGATGATGATACAAATGCTTCGCCAATTGAACATTCCTGCGCGCTTTGTAAGTGGCTATGCCTTCAACCCAGGACTTAAGGAAGGTCACGAATTGCATGCCTGGGTGGAAGCCTGGGTACCCGGTGGCGGGTGGATTGGTCTGGATCCGAGTGCTGGTCTTCTGGCTATGGAAAACTACATTCCTGCCTGCTCCAGCTATAAGCCGGAAAACACCCTTCCTGTACAGGGCTCCTACAGGGGTGACAGCAAAGCCAACCTCACCTTTGAAGTGCGGATTGAGGAAATCTAG
- a CDS encoding MotA/TolQ/ExbB proton channel family protein, which yields MLLQIEPVDGLETISVLELLLNGGFMMIPILLLWIGAIYIFVERLLLIKNSSRTPADFKDRIRSMVLSGEVDGAKLLCAQTDTPVARMIEKGISRIGSPLKNIEVSIENTGKIEIYQLEKNLSMLATISGVAPMIGFLGTVTGMIQAFIAIAQEEGAVSPKLLSSGIYEAMITTAAGLFVGILAYLGYNYLVTRVQKLVHKMEYSAIDFVDLLQEPQK from the coding sequence ATGCTTCTTCAAATAGAACCTGTTGATGGCCTTGAGACCATTTCTGTATTAGAGCTACTGCTCAATGGTGGCTTTATGATGATTCCTATCCTGTTGCTCTGGATTGGGGCCATTTATATTTTTGTCGAACGCCTGTTACTGATTAAGAATTCTTCCAGGACTCCCGCTGATTTTAAAGACAGAATCCGAAGTATGGTACTTTCCGGAGAAGTAGATGGAGCAAAGCTGCTCTGTGCGCAGACGGATACACCCGTGGCCCGAATGATCGAAAAAGGAATCAGTCGGATAGGAAGCCCCCTCAAAAACATTGAAGTGAGCATCGAGAACACTGGTAAAATAGAAATTTACCAACTGGAAAAAAACCTTAGTATGCTGGCGACCATCTCGGGTGTAGCGCCTATGATAGGGTTTCTGGGTACTGTTACCGGGATGATACAGGCTTTTATCGCCATAGCTCAGGAAGAGGGCGCTGTGAGTCCAAAGCTACTGTCGAGTGGAATCTATGAAGCCATGATTACCACAGCCGCTGGCCTTTTTGTGGGGATCCTGGCTTATCTCGGATACAACTACCTCGTCACCCGGGTACAGAAACTTGTTCATAAGATGGAATATTCGGCCATTGATTTTGTTGACCTACTTCAGGAACCGCAGAAATGA